CGAAGGCCGGTGCCCGTCTGACGTTGAACACCGACAGATTAAGTACCGGAACAACGTGATTGAATGCGATCATGGCAAACTGAAACGGATAATCGGCGCCACGCTGGGATTTAAATCCATGAAGACGGCTTACGCCACCATCAAAGGTATTGAGGTGATGCGTGCACTACGCAAAGGCCAGGCCTCAGCATTTTATTATGGTGATCCCCTGGGCGAAATGCGCCTGGTAAGCAGAGTTTTTGAAATGTAAGGCCTTTGAATAAGACAAAAGGCTGCCTCATCGCTAACTTTGCAACAGTGCCTAAAATAAGCCTTATATCCAAGCATAAAACAAGGTTGTCTAGACTTCTTTTAACAGTAAAGTTATCATAAAACTGAATTTTATTTTTTAGGTAAGTTTATGCATTCTATCCGCATTCGTTAAGACACAACTATTTGCATAGTGACACTATTTTATAATGGTGGGCTTTTGTTGTGTCTTTAAGAATATATGCGGATATATAAAGTAAAAGTATGCTTAATTTATAAGTATGCTTTTAGTGCATAGTTTCCAGTTATAACTTAATTGACTAGCTATTTGTCCACCCTGTGGATGAATAGCTTTTTTTTTGGGAGGACACTGTGATGCTAGCTTTTGTTTTCACCTAAATCCTGTTTGCTGCATAAAAAATTTCAAGAGCTAAACAGGAGTAAATAAAAATGAGTTTAATTATTAAAGCGAGAAACATACGCTTGGATTATGCTGGGCGTGATGTTTTGGATATTGATGAATTGGAAATTCACTCTTATGACCGTATTGGTCTTGTGGGTGATAACGGAGCAGGAAAGAGTAGTTTACTCAAAGTACTTAATGGCGAAATTGTTTTAGCCGAAGCGACATTACAGCGTTTTGGTGATTTTGCACATATCAGCCAACTGGGCGGAATCGAAATAGAAACGGTCGAAGACCGGGCAATGTTATCTCGCCTTGGTGTTTCCAATGTACAAAACGACACAATGAGTGGCGGAGAGGAAACTCGTGCAAAAATTGCTGCCGCATTTTCCCAACAAGTACATGGCATTCTAGCGGATGAACCAACCAGCCACCTTGATCTCAATGGAATAGATCTACTTATTGGTCAACTTAAAGCATTTGATGGAGCATTACTTGTTATCAGTCATGACCGATATTTTCTTGATATGGTTGTAGACAAGATATGGGAGTTAAAAGACGGTAAAATTACGGAATATTGGGGTGGTTACTCGGATTACTTGCGTCAAAAAGAAGAAGAGCGACAACACCAAGCCGTAGAATATGAGCTGATGATGAAGGAACGGGAGCGATTAGAATCTGCTGTGCAAGAAAAACGCCAGCAAGCTAATCGATTAGACAATAAGAAAAAAGGAGAAAAATCCAAAAACTCTACCGAAAGTGCTGGACGACTTGGGCATGCAAAAATGACTGGCACCAAGCAAAGAAAACTGTATCAGGCAGCTAAGAGTATGGAAAAGCGTTTGGCTGCATTAGAAGATATTCAAGCACCAGAGCATTTGCGTTCTATTCGTTTTCGTCAAAGTTCAGCCCTAGAACTGCACAATAAGTTCCCGATTACGGCAGATGGTCTGAGCTTAAAATTTGGTAGCCGTACTATCTTTGATGACGCTAACTTTATAATACCGCTTGGCGCTAAAGTCGCTATAACTGGATCGAATGGAACAGGGAAAACGTCCTTGTTAAAAATGATATCAGAACGTGCTGATGGATTAACCATATCTCCAAAAGCTGAAATTGGCTACTTTACACAAACAGGATATAAATTTAACACGCATAAATCTGTGCTCTCCTTTATGCAGGAAGAGTGCGAGTACACAGTTGCGGAAATTCGTGCAGTATTGGCTTCAATGGGGATCGGAGCGAATGATATTCAAAAAAACTTATCCGACTTATCGGGAGGTGAAATCATCAAACTGCTTTTATCCAAAATGCTTTTAGGAAAATATAATATTTTGCTTATGGATGAACCAGGAAACTATCTTGACCTAAAAAGTATTGCCGCATTAGAAACAATGATGAAGTCCTATGCAGGAACTATTATCTTCGTATCTCATGACAAGCAATTGGTCGATAATATTGCTGACATTATCTACGAGATCAAAGACCACAAAATCATCAAGACTTTTGAGAGAGATTGTTAATGATAGCCAATCTAATCCGAACATTAATTATTGAACTCTTTAAAGGAAATTAAAAATGACAATTCAAGATATTCAATCACTTGCTGAAGCACACGGCTTGTTGCTTACGGACAAAATGAATTTCAATGAAATGGGCATTGATTTTAAGGTCGTTTTTGCTCTTGATACAAAGGGGCAACAATGGTTGCTGCGTATTCCTCGTCGTGATGGCATGAGGGAACAAATCAAGAAAGAAAAACGCATTTTAGAATTGGTAAAAAAACATCTTTCTGTAGAGGTTCCTGATTGGAGAATTTCATCTACAGAATTAGTGGCTTATCCCATACTTAAAGATAATCCTGTTTTAAATTTGGATGCTGAAACCTATGAAATAATTTGGAATATGGACAAAGATAGCCCGAAATACATAACATCTTTGGCAAAAACCTTATTTGAAATCCATAGTATTCCTGAAAAAGAAGTTCGGGAAAATGATTTGAAAATTATGAAACCTTCAGATTTAAGACCTGAAATAGCAAACAATTTGCAGTTAGTAAAATCTGAAATTGGTATAAGTGAGCAATTGGAAACCCGCTACAGAAAATGGTTGGATAATGATGTTCTATGGGCAGATTTCACCCAATTTATACATGGCGATTTATATGCTGGGCATGTACTAGCTTCAAAGGATGGAGCTGTTTCAGGCGTTATTGATTGGTCAACAGCCCATATAGATGACCCAGCGATTGATTTTGCTGGGCATGTAACTTTGTTTGGAGAAGAAAGCCTCAAAACTCTAATCATCGAGTATGAAAAACTAGGGGGTAAAGTTTGGAATAAACTATATGAACAGACTTTAGAAAGAGCAGCGGCCTCTCCTTTGATGTATGGTTTATTTGCCTTAGAAACTCAAAATGAAAGCCTTATCGTTGGAGCAAAAGCTCAGTTGGGAGTTATATAATTTAAAAATATGATTGCTGAGGCACTGTTGCAAATAGTCGGTGGTGATAAACTTATCATCCCCTTTTGCTGATGGAGCTGCACATGAACCCATTCAAAGGCCGGCATTTTCAGCGTGACATCATTCTGTGGGCCGTACGCTGGTACTGCAAATACGGCATCAGTTACCGTGAGCTGCAGGAGATGCTGGCTGAACGCGGAGTGAATGTCGATCACTCCACGATTTACCGCTGGGTTCAGCGTTATGCGCCTGAAATGGAAAAACGGCTGCGCTGGTACTGGCGTAACCCTTCCGATCTTTGCCCGTGGCACATGGATGAAACCTACGTGAAGGTCAATGGCCGCTGGGCGTATCTGTACCGGGCCGTCGACAGCCGGGGCCGCACTGTCGATTTTTATCTCTCCTCCCGTCGTAACAGCAAAGCTGCATACCGGTTTCTGGGTAAAATCCTCAACAACGTGAAGAAGTGGCAGATCCCGCGATTCATCAACACGGATAAAGCGCCCGCCTATGGTCGCGCGCTTGCTCTGCTCAAACGCGAAGGCCGGTGCCCGTCTGACGTTGAACACCGACAGATTAAGTACCGGAACAACGTGATTGAATGCGATCATGGCAAACTGAAACGGATAATCGGCGCCACGCTGGGATTTAAATCCATGAAGACGGCTTACGCCACCATCAAAGGTATTGAGGTGATGCGTGCACTACGCAAAGGCCAGGCCTCAGCATTTTATTATGGTGATCCCCTGGGCGAAATGCGCCTGGTAAGCAGAGTTTTTGAAATGTAAGGCCTTTGAATAAGACAAAAGGCTGCCTCATCGCTAACTTTGCAACAGTGCCTTCTACGGCACGTTTGAAGGCGCGCTGAAAGGTCTGGTCATACATGTGATGGCGACGCACGACACCGCTCCGTGGATCGGTCGAATGCGTGTGCTGCGCAAAAACCCAGAACCACGGCCAGGAATGCCCGGCGCGCGGATACTTCCGCTCAAGGGCGTCGGGAAGCGCAACGCCGCTGCGGCCCTCGGCCTGGTCCTTCAGCCACCATGCCCGTGCACGCGACAGCTGCTCGCGCAGGCTGGGTGCCAAGCTCTCGGGTAACATCAAGGCCCGATCCTTGGAGCCCTTGCCCTCCCGCACGATGATCGTGCCGTGATCGAAATCCAGATCCTTGACCCGCAGTTGCAAACCCTCACTGATCCGCATGCCCGTTCCATACAGAAGCTGGGCGAACAAACGATGCTCGCCTTCCAGAAAACCGAGGATGCGAACCACTTCATCCGGGGTCAGCACCACCGGCAAGCGCCGCGACGGCCGAGGTCTTCCGATCTCCTGAAGCCAGGGCAGATCCGTGCACAGCACCTTGCCGTAGAAGAACAGCAAGGCCGCCAATGCCTGACGATGCGTGGAGACCGAAACCTTGCGCTCGTTCGCCAGCCAGGACAGAAATGCCTCGACTTCGCTGCTGCCCAAGGTTGCCGGGTGACGCACACCGTGGAAACGGATGAAGGCACGAACCCAGTGGACATAAGCCTGTTCGGTTGGTAAGCTGTAATGCAAGTAGCGTATGCGCTCACGCAACTGGTCCAGAACCTTGACCGAACGCAGCGGTGGTAACGGCGCAGTGGCGGTTTTCATGGCTTGTTATGACTGTTTTTTTGTACAGTCTATGCCTCGGGCATCCAAGCAGCAAGCGCGTTACGCCGTGGGTCGATGTTTGATGTTATGGAGCAGCAACGATGTTACGCAGCAGGGCAGTCGCCCTAAAACAAAGTTATGTGCTTTCTCTAAAACTCACCAGGTTCACCAAAACTTTTTTCTAGCTGGCCGCATCGCTTATTTTGAATTAGCACCCTTTAAAATGCCATTTTGATGCCTTATCTTGGCTAAAACGGGGTGTTTTAAGTGTCTGTTTTTATTGGTTTTGTTTTTGTTGAGAACTTTCAGGTAAAATGGTAGTCTTCAAATCAAATGTTTTTTGGAGCTACAGCATGGAAAAATCAAAGCAATTATATAATCAAGTGAACTTCTCACATCAGGACTTGCAAGAACATATCTTTAGCAATTGTACTTTTATACATTGTAATTTTAAGCGCTCAAACCTTCGAGATACACAGTTCATTAACTGTACTTTCATAGAGCAGGGGGCACTGGAAGGGTGCGATTTTTCTTATGCTGATCTTCGAGATGCTTCATTTAAAGATTGTCAGCTTTCAATGTCCCATTTTAAGGGGGCAAATTGCTTTGGTATTGAACTGAGAGATTGTGATCTTAAAGGGGCAAATTTTAGCCAAGTTAGTTTTGTAAATCAGGTTTCGAATAAAATGTACTTTTGCTCTGCATACATAACAGGTTGTAACTTATCCTATGCCAATTTTGAGCAGCAGCTTATTGAAAAATGTGACCTGTTCGAAAATAGATGGATTGGTGCAAATCTTCGAGGCGCTTCATTTAAAGAATCAGATTTAAGTCGTGGCGTTTTTTCAGAAGACTGCTGGGAACAGTTTAGAGTACAAGGCTGTGATTTAAGTCATTCAGAGCTTTATGGTTTAGATCCTCGAAAGATTGATCTTACAGGTGTAAAAATATGCTCGTGGCAACAGGAGCAGTTACTGGAGCAATTAGGGGTAATCATTGTTCCTGACTAAGCGCAAGATTCGGCTACGCACATAACAAAGCGTTTAAGACAGATTCGCAACGCTGGGCATTTTCGGTTTGCTTTGAATTTAGTGTTTACGGCACAATGGTTTAGGTTGGGTGGCATGTTGCTCACTACTTAACGCGGCGTTAGGCAGCACAGAGCGACCATTTCATGTCCGCGAGCACCCCCCCCATAACTCTTCGCCTCATGACCGAGCGCGACCTGCCGATGCTCCATGATTGGCTCAACCGGCCGCACATCGTTGAGTGGTGGGGTGGTGACGAAGAGCGACCGACTCTTGATGAAGTGCTGGAACACTACCTGCCCAGAGCGATGGCGGAAGAGTCCGTAACACCGTACATCGCAATGCTGGGCGAGGAACCGATCGGCTATGCTCAGTCGTACGTCGCGCTCGGAAGCGGTGATGGCTGGTGGGAAGATGAAACTGATCCAGGAGTGCGAGGAATAGACCAGTCTCTGGCTGACCCGACACAGTTGAACAAAGGCCTAGGAACAAGGCTTGTCCGCGCTCTCGTTGAACTACTGTTCTCGGACCCCACCGTGACGAAGATTCAGACCGACCCGACTCCGAACAACCATCGAGCCATACGCTGCTATGAGAAGGCAGGATTCGTGCGGGAGAAGATCATCACCACGCCTGACGGGCCGGCGGTTTACATGGTTCAAACACGACAAGCCTTCGAGAGAAAGCGCGGTGTTGCCTAACAACTCATATATGGACTCTCCCCACAAGTAGTGAGCAAAGCTTTTCTTTTGCACTTGTCGTCAGCGCGGTTGCATTCGTATATCCGGCCTGTTTTGGGCTCTACCGCCCTGGCCATTCTGTAGTTCGCGCAGCGGGGGCCAAGCGTTCAATCGATCACGAAGATCATGATTGTTATCGGCCTTATTCCGCTGCAGGACTCGCCTGTTCCGACAGTGCTGCTACTCACCACAACCACAAGAAAACCATCACGCCTTCTTGATTACCTCCGCCGTCAGGCGGGCTTTACGCTTTGCCAGTCACCACTAAATCGCCGCTCATGACACCACACCGCCCAGCAAATCCTAACCAGCTTGTTGGCCAAGGCCACGGCCGCTTTGTTGTGGCCAACACGTGCCGCCGTCTCGACGGCCCAGCGCTGTAACTGGGTCAGTTTCTCGGGTGTCCGGGCCTGACAGCGCTGCGCTGCCAACAAGGCCGCGCGCGAGCCGTGGATCAACAGGGTGCGCACGTATACATTGCCTTGCCGGCTAATGTGGCCCAGTTTGCGCCGCTCACCACTGCTGAACTCTCGCGGCGTCATGCCCAGCCAAGCGCTGAGCTGGCGACCATTGGCAAAGCGCTCGGGCTTGCCGACTGCGGTTTTCAGGGCGCTGGCGGTCAACAGGCCAATACCGCTGACTTCATCGAGTTTGCGCACGACTTCATCGTCGGCATGCCAGCGTTTGAGTTGCTGCTCGCACTCGACCATGCACTGTTCGTGCAGGTTTATTTCCGCCAGGACGATATGCAGTTGATGGCTCAAGGGCGCGATTTCTGGGCGCTCAACTAACTCATGGGCGGCACGGATAAAAGCGGCGGTAGAGGCTGGAGCTTCGATGCCCGCTTCGCGCAGGATGCCGCGCAGTAGGTTGATCCGCTGAGTACGGCTTTTCTTCCAGGTTTCGCGCAGCCCATGCAGTTGCTGCACCTGTTGCTGCTCATGGGTTTTCACAGGCACGGGATGGATATCCTTGCAGCGCGCGGCTTCTAGCATCGCATCGCAGTCGTTGCGGTCGGTCTTGTTGCGGCGGCGATACGGGCGCACATAGCGCGGGTGGATCAGCTTTACCGAATGGCCCAGTGCCTGCGCCACGCGCCCCCAGTAATGGGCCGTACCGCAGGCCTCCATCACCCACTCGACCGGCTCGGCTTGCTCCTGTATATATCGCCTAAACGCCTCTCGGTTCAGCCGCTTGCGCTGCACCACTTGGCCGGAACGGACACTCTCGGCAACTTGGTAAACGGACTTGGCCAGATCAACCGCAATTCGCTTCATCACAACACTCCCAATTTCAGCCACCACCGTTCTCGGTATAGAACTGTGGCGCAGGGAGAGTCCATTACAGCATTCAAGCCGACGCCGCTTCGCGGCGCGGCTTAATTCAGGTGTTAGGCAACGGTGTTGTTGCAGATTTTTGGTGCGGAATTATATGAAGAACTATTTTGAGAGCCCGTTTAAGGGAAAACCTCTCGTCGAACAGGTAAAGAACCCAAATATCAAGGTAGGCCGTTATAGCTATTATTCAGGCTATTACCACGGGCATTCATTTGATGATTGCGCTCGCTACCTCCTGCCTGATCGTGATGACGTTGATAAATTGATAATTGGAAGCTTTTGCTCCATAGGGACGGGTGCATCTTTTATCATGGCTGGAAATCAAGGTCACCGATATGATTGGGTTACATCATTCCCTTTTTTCTATATGAATGAGGAACCGGCATTTTCGGAATCAGTTGATGCTTTCCAGGCGGCAGGTGATACCGTCATAGGAAGCGACGTGTGGATTGGCTCTGAAGCAATGATTATGCCTGGAGTAAAGGTTGGCCATGGAGCGGTAATTGGCAGCCGGGCTTTGGTTACCAAAGATATAGAGCCATACACAATAGTTGGTGGCAACCCTGCAAAAGAGATAAAGAAGCGCTTTTCAGAACAGGAAATTTCAATGTTGCTAGATATGAAGTGGTGGGATTGGCCGTTGGAGCAAATTAAAGAAGCAATGCCTCTTTTGTGCTCGTCTGATATTGCAGGCTTGTACCATTTTTGGCAGCGTTCAAGTGCCTAACAAACGGCTGTTGTCGCCCCTTCGGGGCTGGGACGGCCTTTCCGCCGCTTTGCGGCTACAAGTCCGCCCCAAAGCCGGGCGTTAGCAGGTTTTCGGGTTTTAACGGTTTTAGTCAGTAGCTTTTTTCGGCATTGCTCGCGTTTGGTTTTCCTAGCGGCAGCGCCAAAAGGTTTAGTTCGCCAGTTTGTGGGTTTGCTGCAAACGGTTGTGGCGGTAGCGTTGTTCTTCTTGGCTTCGCTTAACAGTTTTACAGGTTCCGGTCGGCTCGCCGTATCGCAGTTAACCGGTTTAGTTTTAAATTAAAAGCAGCTTGCCGTTGTTCGGGTTTGCCAGTGCGGCAAGCCGCGAAAGTTAGGTGCAGGCTGCTAACAAGGCCAGTCAAGCGACGCCAAACAGCGTCGCGCTTGCTGGCAGCGTTATGTTTTAAAAAGGTTTAACTATGGAATTTAGTGACAAAGAACTGGCAGTGATAGCCGGTGCTAGGAAAAAGATTAAAGCTGCAACATTCTTCAGAGTTTTGCTCATTGTTGTCATGCTATGCGGTATTACCTTGATGGCAACAGGCGTGGTTGTTGCTGAGTTTATCGTTTATTTAGCATTCGGCGCTGTTGTTCTGGCTATCGGATTACCTCAGTTTGGTTCTGGGCCTAAGTACGAAGAGTTATTAAATATTTTAGATAGTAAAGCTAATGCGCAGCGTTCAAAAACATAACAAGGCGCATCACTCGTGGCCTGCGGCCACTGGGACGTCAAACGCTAACGCGTTTTTCCGCCCGTGTGCTTTGCGTTAACCTCTGAGGAAGAATTGTGAAACTATCACTAATGGTAGCTATATCGAAGAATGGAGTTATCGGGAATGGCCCTGATATTCCATGGAGTGCCAAAGGTGAACAGCTCCTGTTTAAAGCTATTACCTATAACCAATGGCTGTTGGTTGGACGCAAGACTTTTGAATCAATGGGAGCATTACCCAACCGAAAGTATGCGGTCGTAACACGTTCAAGTTTTACATCTGACAATGAGAACGTATTGATCTTTCCATCAATTAAAGATGCTTTAACCAACCTAAAGAAAATAACGGATCATGTCATTGTTTCAGGTGGTGGGGAGATATACAAAAGCCTGATCGATCAAGTAGATACACTACATATATCTACAATAGACATCGAGCCGGAAGGTGATGTTTACTTTCCTGAAATCCCCAGCAATTTTAGGCCAGTTTTTACTCAAGACTTCGCCTCTAACATAAATTATAGGTACCAAATCTGGCAAAAGGGTTAACAAGTGGCAGCAACGGATTCGCAAACCTGTCACGCCTTT
The Pseudomonas triclosanedens DNA segment above includes these coding regions:
- the msr(E) gene encoding ABC-F type ribosomal protection protein Msr(E), with the protein product MSLIIKARNIRLDYAGRDVLDIDELEIHSYDRIGLVGDNGAGKSSLLKVLNGEIVLAEATLQRFGDFAHISQLGGIEIETVEDRAMLSRLGVSNVQNDTMSGGEETRAKIAAAFSQQVHGILADEPTSHLDLNGIDLLIGQLKAFDGALLVISHDRYFLDMVVDKIWELKDGKITEYWGGYSDYLRQKEEERQHQAVEYELMMKERERLESAVQEKRQQANRLDNKKKGEKSKNSTESAGRLGHAKMTGTKQRKLYQAAKSMEKRLAALEDIQAPEHLRSIRFRQSSALELHNKFPITADGLSLKFGSRTIFDDANFIIPLGAKVAITGSNGTGKTSLLKMISERADGLTISPKAEIGYFTQTGYKFNTHKSVLSFMQEECEYTVAEIRAVLASMGIGANDIQKNLSDLSGGEIIKLLLSKMLLGKYNILLMDEPGNYLDLKSIAALETMMKSYAGTIIFVSHDKQLVDNIADIIYEIKDHKIIKTFERDC
- a CDS encoding Mph(E) family macrolide 2'-phosphotransferase, whose protein sequence is MTIQDIQSLAEAHGLLLTDKMNFNEMGIDFKVVFALDTKGQQWLLRIPRRDGMREQIKKEKRILELVKKHLSVEVPDWRISSTELVAYPILKDNPVLNLDAETYEIIWNMDKDSPKYITSLAKTLFEIHSIPEKEVRENDLKIMKPSDLRPEIANNLQLVKSEIGISEQLETRYRKWLDNDVLWADFTQFIHGDLYAGHVLASKDGAVSGVIDWSTAHIDDPAIDFAGHVTLFGEESLKTLIIEYEKLGGKVWNKLYEQTLERAAASPLMYGLFALETQNESLIVGAKAQLGVI
- a CDS encoding IS6-like element IS26 family transposase, whose translation is MNPFKGRHFQRDIILWAVRWYCKYGISYRELQEMLAERGVNVDHSTIYRWVQRYAPEMEKRLRWYWRNPSDLCPWHMDETYVKVNGRWAYLYRAVDSRGRTVDFYLSSRRNSKAAYRFLGKILNNVKKWQIPRFINTDKAPAYGRALALLKREGRCPSDVEHRQIKYRNNVIECDHGKLKRIIGATLGFKSMKTAYATIKGIEVMRALRKGQASAFYYGDPLGEMRLVSRVFEM
- a CDS encoding quinolone resistance pentapeptide repeat protein QnrVC6, encoding MEKSKQLYNQVNFSHQDLQEHIFSNCTFIHCNFKRSNLRDTQFINCTFIEQGALEGCDFSYADLRDASFKDCQLSMSHFKGANCFGIELRDCDLKGANFSQVSFVNQVSNKMYFCSAYITGCNLSYANFEQQLIEKCDLFENRWIGANLRGASFKESDLSRGVFSEDCWEQFRVQGCDLSHSELYGLDPRKIDLTGVKICSWQQEQLLEQLGVIIVPD
- a CDS encoding aminoglycoside N-acetyltransferase AAC(6')-IIa; protein product: MSASTPPITLRLMTERDLPMLHDWLNRPHIVEWWGGDEERPTLDEVLEHYLPRAMAEESVTPYIAMLGEEPIGYAQSYVALGSGDGWWEDETDPGVRGIDQSLADPTQLNKGLGTRLVRALVELLFSDPTVTKIQTDPTPNNHRAIRCYEKAGFVREKIITTPDGPAVYMVQTRQAFERKRGVA
- a CDS encoding IS110-like element ISPpu24 family transposase — encoded protein: MKRIAVDLAKSVYQVAESVRSGQVVQRKRLNREAFRRYIQEQAEPVEWVMEACGTAHYWGRVAQALGHSVKLIHPRYVRPYRRRNKTDRNDCDAMLEAARCKDIHPVPVKTHEQQQVQQLHGLRETWKKSRTQRINLLRGILREAGIEAPASTAAFIRAAHELVERPEIAPLSHQLHIVLAEINLHEQCMVECEQQLKRWHADDEVVRKLDEVSGIGLLTASALKTAVGKPERFANGRQLSAWLGMTPREFSSGERRKLGHISRQGNVYVRTLLIHGSRAALLAAQRCQARTPEKLTQLQRWAVETAARVGHNKAAVALANKLVRICWAVWCHERRFSGDWQSVKPA
- the catB gene encoding type B chloramphenicol O-acetyltransferase, giving the protein MKNYFESPFKGKPLVEQVKNPNIKVGRYSYYSGYYHGHSFDDCARYLLPDRDDVDKLIIGSFCSIGTGASFIMAGNQGHRYDWVTSFPFFYMNEEPAFSESVDAFQAAGDTVIGSDVWIGSEAMIMPGVKVGHGAVIGSRALVTKDIEPYTIVGGNPAKEIKKRFSEQEISMLLDMKWWDWPLEQIKEAMPLLCSSDIAGLYHFWQRSSA
- the dfrA1 gene encoding trimethoprim-resistant dihydrofolate reductase DfrA1, producing the protein MKLSLMVAISKNGVIGNGPDIPWSAKGEQLLFKAITYNQWLLVGRKTFESMGALPNRKYAVVTRSSFTSDNENVLIFPSIKDALTNLKKITDHVIVSGGGEIYKSLIDQVDTLHISTIDIEPEGDVYFPEIPSNFRPVFTQDFASNINYRYQIWQKG